The following proteins are encoded in a genomic region of Bosea beijingensis:
- a CDS encoding flagellin: protein MRDIVNQINKSGIGTAFVDEKGQLNVKGNGSEPLEFGFGKADPASASAADVALADAAAITAAGTGTSNAVLGFVPGDAVLATAIRGQSITSSVRSNLIDQFNDLRDKIDDLAKDSSFNGINLLAGDRLSITFNEKTGKNQTKLDIQGSNLTADNLGISRAINTQLTGFVNFQNDADLDKATASLTGALTSLKSLASTLGSNLSVAQTRQDFTKELANVLTTGAGNLVLADPNEEGASLLALNTRQQLSQTALSLANQADQGVLRLFG, encoded by the coding sequence ATGCGTGACATCGTCAATCAGATCAACAAGTCCGGCATCGGCACCGCCTTCGTCGACGAGAAGGGCCAGCTCAACGTCAAGGGCAACGGCTCGGAGCCGCTCGAATTCGGCTTCGGCAAGGCCGACCCGGCTTCGGCCTCCGCCGCGGACGTTGCGCTCGCCGATGCCGCCGCGATCACCGCAGCCGGAACCGGCACCAGCAACGCCGTCCTGGGCTTCGTCCCCGGCGACGCTGTGCTCGCGACCGCGATCAGGGGGCAGAGCATCACCTCTTCGGTCCGCTCCAACCTGATCGACCAGTTCAACGACCTGCGCGACAAGATCGACGATCTCGCCAAGGACTCGAGCTTCAACGGCATCAACCTGCTCGCCGGCGACCGTCTCTCGATCACCTTCAACGAGAAGACCGGCAAGAACCAGACCAAGCTTGATATCCAGGGCTCGAATCTGACAGCCGACAATCTCGGCATCTCGCGCGCGATCAACACGCAGCTGACCGGCTTCGTCAATTTCCAGAACGATGCCGATCTCGACAAGGCGACCGCCTCGCTGACCGGCGCCCTGACCTCGCTGAAATCGCTCGCCTCGACGCTGGGCTCCAATCTCTCGGTCGCCCAGACCCGCCAGGACTTCACCAAGGAACTGGCCAACGTTCTGACCACCGGCGCCGGCAACCTCGTCCTGGCCGATCCGAACGAGGAAGGCGCGAGCCTGCTGGCCCTCAACACCCGCCAGCAGCTTTCGCAGACGGCGCTGTCGCTGGCCAACCAGGCCGACCAGGGCGTGCTCCGGCTCTTCGGCTGA
- the flbT gene encoding flagellar biosynthesis repressor FlbT, whose protein sequence is MALKVELKPRERIIIGQVVIRNDEQRTRFFIEGDAPILREKDILTAATADTPAKKIYLAIQLMYLAQDPTHEHETYFQLVRDFINAAPSALPHVHEINNRILSDDLYKALKAARKLIVYEAELIENAKRV, encoded by the coding sequence ATGGCCCTCAAGGTCGAACTCAAGCCGCGCGAGCGCATCATCATCGGCCAGGTGGTGATCCGCAACGACGAGCAACGCACGCGCTTCTTCATCGAGGGCGACGCACCCATCCTGCGCGAGAAGGACATCCTGACCGCCGCCACCGCCGACACACCGGCGAAGAAGATCTATCTCGCGATCCAGCTCATGTACCTGGCGCAGGATCCGACGCATGAGCACGAGACCTATTTCCAGCTCGTGCGCGATTTCATCAATGCGGCGCCCAGCGCTCTGCCGCATGTTCACGAGATCAATAACCGCATCTTAAGCGACGACCTCTATAAAGCTCTCAAGGCGGCCAGAAAGCTGATCGTCTATGAAGCGGAATTGATCGAGAATGCAAAACGGGTTTAA
- the flaF gene encoding flagellar biosynthesis regulator FlaF has translation MQNGFNAYAAAAKTAQSVVSPRELEASLLIKAATRLQAVADDWNLRERELDEALTYNRRLWTLLVSAVIAEDNPLPVGIKTNIVSLANFIFNQTFKISADPQPQSLGVLVNINRDIAAGLRGR, from the coding sequence ATGCAAAACGGGTTTAACGCCTACGCTGCTGCGGCCAAGACTGCCCAATCCGTCGTTTCGCCTCGCGAACTCGAAGCCTCCCTCCTGATCAAGGCCGCCACGCGGCTCCAGGCCGTCGCCGACGACTGGAACCTGCGCGAACGCGAGCTGGACGAGGCGCTGACCTATAATCGCCGCCTGTGGACCCTGCTGGTCTCCGCCGTGATCGCCGAGGACAATCCCCTCCCGGTCGGCATCAAGACCAATATCGTCAGCCTCGCCAATTTCATCTTCAACCAGACCTTCAAGATCTCGGCCGATCCGCAGCCGCAATCTCTGGGTGTCCTGGTCAACATCAACCGCGACATCGCCGCCGGCCTGCGCGGGCGCTGA